In Mangrovivirga cuniculi, the following proteins share a genomic window:
- a CDS encoding NUDIX hydrolase, which yields MEELNFNSFIDKLERILKNPLPGRSAQLEMSARFDENLAEKYFNPGRDARMGGVMVLFYPEDDGTISLPLMLRPEYPGVHGGQISLPGGKMEPGDKDLIETAKRETEEEMGVNSSDINILGNLSELFIFASNFLVIPSIGYLDYKPDFVPEEGEVEKIIPFPVKRLIDPETVKTTNIQAARGIRLHAPYFDVGGHIVWGATAMMLSELRTILKNLNS from the coding sequence ATGGAGGAGTTAAATTTTAATAGTTTTATAGATAAACTGGAAAGGATATTAAAAAATCCACTACCGGGAAGATCTGCACAACTTGAAATGTCGGCAAGATTTGACGAAAATCTGGCCGAAAAATACTTTAATCCCGGTCGTGATGCCAGAATGGGAGGTGTAATGGTCTTGTTTTATCCCGAAGATGATGGTACAATATCACTACCATTGATGCTAAGACCTGAATATCCCGGAGTTCACGGTGGGCAGATCAGTCTTCCGGGGGGTAAGATGGAGCCTGGTGATAAAGATTTAATTGAAACAGCAAAAAGGGAAACTGAAGAGGAGATGGGTGTTAATTCTTCAGATATTAATATTTTGGGTAATTTATCTGAGCTTTTTATATTCGCAAGTAACTTTTTAGTCATACCTTCTATTGGTTATCTGGATTATAAACCAGACTTTGTTCCGGAAGAAGGTGAGGTAGAAAAAATTATACCGTTTCCGGTTAAGCGTTTAATTGATCCGGAAACTGTAAAGACAACAAATATTCAGGCTGCAAGAGGCATCAGGTTACACGCTCCTTATTTTGACGTTGGAGGGCATATTGTCTGGGGAGCAACAGCAATGATGTTGTCTGAATTACGAACCATACTTAAGAACCTTAATTCATGA
- a CDS encoding DUF819 family protein, translating into MRNLLSLLLFLSALYFGISQEKSDYTFEDTYSDGVEIELLRPESAYFLKEGPFYIHLDEYMEVGKDSLIIEAYGLETIPDKKFLKLSGSRHEKIKVQIISGEEEISKSFYLIKKRPLVENDAVVFGLLMFILGLIFYTSGSKIPFFKKFYSVVPALLLCYFIPSLLSLFGIVNASLSNVYYVASRFMLPAGLVLLTLSIDFKEVLKLGPKALIMFFTATISIIIGGPVALWLAYTLFPGLIGEEFFDSLWRGMSTVAGSWIGGGANQAAMYEVFRPSGRLYSVMIAVDVLVAELWMAFLLIGAARTHILDKKLKADTSAIDNLKKKMEDFSLSVAKIPSFRDMMIILSVAFTAVAIGHFVADNLAPWFTANFPDASRKMSLGSSFFWLIIVTTTIGFALSFTQARKLEGSGASKFGSIFIYILVASIGMQMDVGAVVEYPQYFLIGLIWMSLHVIILLIVAKLIKAPFFFVAVGSKANIGGAASAPVVAAAFHPSLAPVGVLLAVLGYALGTYGAYFCALLMQAIGG; encoded by the coding sequence ATGAGAAACTTATTATCACTATTACTTTTTCTTTCGGCTTTATATTTTGGGATAAGTCAGGAAAAATCTGACTACACATTTGAGGATACTTATTCCGATGGAGTAGAGATAGAACTGTTAAGACCCGAAAGTGCTTATTTTCTTAAAGAAGGCCCGTTCTACATTCATTTAGATGAATATATGGAAGTTGGAAAGGACAGTTTAATAATCGAAGCATATGGTTTGGAAACCATTCCGGATAAAAAATTCCTCAAATTAAGTGGTTCGAGACATGAAAAAATTAAGGTACAGATAATTTCCGGGGAGGAAGAGATTAGTAAGTCTTTCTACTTAATTAAAAAAAGACCTCTTGTTGAGAATGATGCTGTTGTTTTTGGATTGTTAATGTTTATTCTTGGGTTGATATTTTACACTTCCGGTAGTAAAATTCCATTCTTTAAGAAATTTTATTCTGTAGTCCCGGCTCTATTATTATGTTATTTCATCCCCTCACTACTCAGTTTATTCGGGATTGTAAATGCCTCTTTGTCTAATGTTTATTATGTGGCATCAAGGTTTATGTTACCTGCCGGACTGGTTTTGCTTACTTTAAGTATAGACTTTAAAGAGGTTCTTAAATTAGGTCCTAAAGCCCTCATCATGTTTTTTACAGCAACTATTAGTATAATAATAGGTGGTCCGGTTGCTTTATGGCTTGCTTATACCTTATTCCCGGGCTTGATAGGAGAAGAGTTTTTTGATTCTCTATGGAGAGGAATGTCAACTGTAGCAGGTTCGTGGATAGGAGGCGGAGCCAACCAGGCTGCAATGTACGAGGTATTTAGGCCAAGTGGGCGGTTGTACTCTGTTATGATAGCTGTAGATGTATTAGTAGCTGAACTCTGGATGGCATTTTTACTTATCGGGGCAGCAAGGACACATATTCTGGATAAAAAGCTTAAAGCTGATACTTCTGCAATAGATAATCTTAAAAAGAAGATGGAAGATTTTAGTCTCTCTGTAGCGAAAATTCCATCTTTCAGAGATATGATGATTATTCTGTCTGTAGCATTTACGGCTGTGGCTATCGGTCATTTTGTTGCAGATAATCTGGCCCCATGGTTTACGGCTAACTTCCCGGATGCCAGCCGTAAAATGAGTTTAGGATCATCTTTCTTTTGGTTAATTATAGTAACAACTACGATCGGCTTTGCACTTTCATTCACCCAGGCTCGTAAATTAGAAGGGTCAGGAGCAAGTAAATTTGGAAGTATATTTATTTATATCCTCGTTGCTTCTATTGGAATGCAAATGGATGTTGGAGCAGTTGTCGAGTATCCACAATACTTTCTTATTGGGCTAATCTGGATGTCCCTACATGTCATTATTTTATTAATTGTGGCTAAATTAATTAAAGCACCATTCTTTTTTGTCGCTGTAGGTAGTAAAGCAAATATAGGTGGTGCAGCATCTGCGCCAGTTGTTGCGGCAGCCTTTCATCCCTCATTAGCACCTGTAGGAGTACTTTTAGCTGTTTTAGGATATGCTTTGGGTACTTACGGAGCCTATTTTTGCGCATTATTAATGCAGGCTATTGGAGGGTAA
- a CDS encoding (2Fe-2S) ferredoxin domain-containing protein — protein sequence MSKKDAVKHFAFVCNGKSCKKCGSKELEKSLSQAAKKHDLKGKFKIIKTKCTGRCKESPVLIVKDNWHVKVKPDEGEKYIQKYILK from the coding sequence ATGAGTAAAAAAGATGCTGTAAAACATTTTGCTTTTGTGTGTAACGGAAAATCATGCAAAAAGTGTGGAAGTAAAGAGTTAGAAAAGAGCTTATCACAAGCGGCAAAAAAACATGATCTCAAAGGGAAATTTAAAATAATAAAAACCAAATGTACCGGTAGGTGCAAAGAATCACCCGTTCTAATTGTAAAAGATAATTGGCATGTAAAGGTAAAGCCAGATGAAGGAGAAAAATATATTCAGAAATACATTTTAAAATAA
- a CDS encoding aconitate hydratase, whose amino-acid sequence MAFDIDMIKAVYESMPGKIEKARQLVNRPLTLTEKILYSHLHNNQPLENFERAKSYVDFAPDRVAMQDATAQMALLQFMQAGKKQAAVPSTVHCDHLIQAEIGADKDLEKAKSNNKEVYDFLSSVSNKYGIGFWKPGAGIIHQVVLENYAFPGGMMIGTDSHTVNAGGLGMVAVGVGGADAVDVMAGMPWELKFPKLIGVKLTGKLSGWTSAKDVILKVAGILTVKGGTGAIVEYFGEGAESLSCTGKGTICNMGAEIGATTSTFGYDNSMAEYLRSTERAEVADLADNIKEHLTGDAEVYADPEKYFDQVIEINLSELEPHINGPFTPDRATPLSQFAKEVKENNWPETLEVGLIGSCTNSSYEDITRAASVAEEAQAKGLKAKAEFTITPGSEQVRYTVERDGYLNTFENMGGVVLANACGPCIGQWARHTDDPKRKNSIITSFNRNFAKRNDGNPNTHSFVASPEIVTAFAIAGDLTFNPMTDTLKNEAGEEVKLPEPKGIELPIKGFAVEDAGYQAPAKDGSDVDVIVNPDSERLQLLSPFDAWDGENITGMKLLIKAKGKCTTDHISMAGPWLRYRGHLDNISNNMLTGAVNFFNEETDSVKDQISGEYDSVPNVARHYKAEGIPSIVVGDHNYGEGSSREHAAMEPRHLGVRVVLVKSFARIHETNLKKQGMLGLTFENENDYDKILEDDVIDIIDLDSFAPGKPITLKLTHADGSTDTIVTNHTYNEGQIEWFKAGSALNLIKKQNA is encoded by the coding sequence ATGGCATTTGATATTGACATGATTAAGGCAGTTTATGAGTCGATGCCCGGCAAAATTGAAAAAGCCAGGCAACTTGTAAACCGTCCACTTACTTTAACTGAGAAGATCTTATATAGTCACCTCCATAACAATCAGCCACTCGAGAATTTCGAGCGTGCAAAATCATACGTTGATTTTGCTCCAGATCGCGTTGCTATGCAGGATGCTACTGCACAGATGGCTTTGTTACAGTTCATGCAGGCTGGAAAGAAACAAGCAGCTGTACCTTCAACTGTACATTGCGACCACCTTATCCAGGCAGAAATCGGAGCTGATAAAGACCTTGAAAAAGCTAAATCAAACAATAAAGAAGTTTATGACTTCCTGAGCTCTGTATCTAATAAATACGGAATAGGCTTCTGGAAGCCGGGAGCTGGAATTATTCACCAGGTTGTACTTGAAAACTATGCTTTCCCTGGTGGAATGATGATCGGTACTGACTCTCACACTGTAAACGCAGGTGGTCTTGGTATGGTCGCTGTTGGTGTTGGTGGTGCAGATGCCGTGGACGTTATGGCCGGAATGCCGTGGGAGCTTAAATTCCCTAAACTAATCGGTGTTAAGTTAACCGGTAAATTAAGTGGCTGGACATCAGCAAAAGACGTAATCCTTAAGGTTGCGGGTATACTTACTGTAAAAGGTGGTACTGGTGCCATTGTTGAGTACTTTGGCGAAGGTGCTGAGTCTCTTTCTTGTACAGGTAAAGGGACTATCTGTAACATGGGTGCTGAAATTGGAGCAACTACTTCAACTTTTGGATACGACAACAGCATGGCAGAATACCTGAGATCAACTGAAAGAGCTGAAGTAGCTGATTTAGCTGATAATATAAAAGAACATTTAACTGGTGATGCAGAAGTTTATGCTGATCCTGAAAAATATTTTGACCAGGTAATTGAGATCAATCTTTCTGAGCTTGAGCCTCATATCAATGGTCCTTTTACTCCGGACAGAGCTACTCCTTTATCTCAGTTCGCTAAAGAAGTAAAAGAAAATAACTGGCCTGAAACTCTTGAGGTTGGATTGATCGGTTCTTGTACAAACTCTTCTTATGAGGATATCACAAGAGCAGCTTCAGTTGCTGAAGAAGCACAGGCTAAAGGACTTAAAGCTAAAGCTGAGTTCACGATTACTCCTGGTTCTGAACAGGTAAGATATACTGTTGAAAGAGATGGCTATCTGAATACTTTCGAGAATATGGGTGGTGTTGTTCTTGCAAATGCTTGTGGTCCATGCATTGGACAGTGGGCAAGACACACTGACGATCCAAAGCGTAAAAACTCGATCATCACTTCTTTTAACAGGAACTTCGCAAAAAGAAATGACGGTAACCCGAATACTCATTCATTTGTAGCTTCTCCAGAGATAGTTACAGCATTTGCCATTGCAGGTGACCTGACTTTCAACCCGATGACGGATACGCTTAAAAACGAAGCGGGTGAAGAAGTAAAGCTTCCAGAGCCTAAGGGTATCGAACTTCCAATCAAAGGATTCGCTGTTGAAGATGCCGGATATCAAGCTCCTGCTAAAGACGGTAGTGATGTTGACGTAATCGTTAATCCTGATAGTGAAAGATTACAATTACTTTCTCCATTCGACGCATGGGACGGTGAGAACATTACCGGTATGAAGCTTCTTATTAAAGCTAAAGGTAAATGTACTACTGACCATATTTCTATGGCTGGTCCATGGTTAAGGTACAGAGGTCATCTTGATAACATTTCAAATAATATGTTAACTGGTGCTGTTAACTTCTTTAACGAAGAAACTGATAGCGTAAAAGATCAGATTTCAGGAGAGTATGACAGTGTACCAAATGTGGCTCGTCATTACAAAGCTGAAGGGATTCCTTCTATTGTAGTTGGTGATCATAATTATGGTGAGGGTTCTTCTCGTGAGCACGCAGCTATGGAGCCTCGTCACCTGGGTGTTAGAGTGGTATTAGTAAAATCATTTGCTCGTATCCACGAAACCAACCTTAAGAAACAAGGTATGCTGGGACTTACTTTTGAAAATGAAAATGATTATGATAAGATTCTTGAGGATGATGTAATCGATATCATTGATCTTGATTCTTTTGCTCCTGGCAAACCAATTACCTTAAAGCTTACTCATGCTGATGGTAGCACTGATACGATTGTAACAAACCATACTTACAATGAAGGTCAGATTGAGTGGTTTAAAGCAGGATCTGCATTAAATCTTATCAAAAAGCAAAATGCTTAA
- a CDS encoding SprB repeat-containing protein, with translation MSKRNHITKNLFLVLFFIISGYTINAQIIITAVSTDVSCNGADDGTVEITIQNGTPDYTLFLFDADAFPGGFYKQYLVFHRILIHLPIWRPEIIRYLCVIIMVQDLQ, from the coding sequence ATGAGTAAACGAAATCACATAACGAAAAATTTATTTCTGGTTCTATTTTTTATAATATCTGGTTATACAATTAATGCCCAGATAATTATCACAGCAGTTTCAACTGACGTATCCTGTAATGGGGCTGATGATGGCACTGTTGAAATAACTATCCAAAATGGAACTCCAGATTATACTTTATTCCTTTTCGATGCAGATGCGTTTCCAGGGGGCTTTTACAAACAGTACCTGGTATTTCATCGGATACTTATACATTTACCGATCTGGAGGCCAGAAATTATCAGGTATTTGTGCGTGATAATAATGGTACAGGACCTTCAGTAG